In the genome of Schistocerca gregaria isolate iqSchGreg1 chromosome 11, iqSchGreg1.2, whole genome shotgun sequence, one region contains:
- the LOC126295212 gene encoding uncharacterized protein LOC126295212 isoform X3, with amino-acid sequence MSALLVGRYNKRLSDWRVTPGALYTYNLRQRLERMDRRVNLHKQRDGLMPPVDNIAERSPPVPSFESTFVVPKLEPNVLPSSPESVVSAPVPAVRQHFYRPGTPFPGRIEYREEPRYSPPLQHREVVATRENGVPSANATLAVAPPAACEAEEEPPKRRRTDEGEPSPRVPSPTGHPSSLGGERVSDTALDSDGATPHRDSSETSHTDDCQRMGRGTAAWVSCAGRRRRRLHFRHGRSNESESSAVSQPHSPTRSGSGDSRHPSRGRGRRALRVQHRGRTAGGRRRRRSGDAFKDVLSTDRAYWTTIGELSSALRLHEGLGTDCTTVEVPSWRHKVYTSCYAMEGTENLDDEVFSKRHQRYESDERRRKRWDVQRIREQRHVEKLRQQEAARAVSAPIGRASGGHRRSDDNPLASLWPSPEDVTYVEIGEKLPVAAFGAPVINFHPNEFSLPWKWRPGVPEKMLRRRHHGPYTNRDGVPHQGREGGGGGGTKR; translated from the exons ATGTCAGCTTTACTGGTTGGAAGATATAATAAACGATTATCAGACTGGCGTGTCACACCTGGGGCACTGTACACATACAAT CTCCGGCAAAGGTTGGAGCGCATGGACCGTCGTGTTAACCTTCACAAACAACGAGATGGGTTAATGCCACCTGTAGATAATATTGCTGAGCGTTCCCCTCCTGTGCCATCATTTGAAAGTACATTTGTCGTTCCCAAGTTGGAACCAAATGTGCTGCCTTCCTCGCCAGAGTCG GTGGTGTCTGCACCGGTCCCAGCTGTTCGGCAACATTTCTACCGCCCGGGTACGCCCTTCCCAGGCAGAATAGAGTACCGTGAAGAACCGAGATACTCGCCACCGCTGCAGCACCGTGAAGTTGTGGCGACGAGAGAAAATGGGGTGCCCAGTGCGAACGCTACACTCGCGGTGGCGCCTCCCGCTGCCTGCGAGGCAGAGGAGGAGCCGCCAAAGCGGAGGAGGACGGACGAGGGCGAACCTTCACCGAGAGTGCCCTCTCCCACAGGGCATCCGTCATCTCTCGGTGGGGAGCGTGTATCAGACACTGCACTCGACTCCGACGGAGCAACGCCACACCGCGATAGTTCTGAGACCTCTCACACAGACGACTGTCAGCGTATGGGCCGGGGCACAGCTGCGTGGGTGTCATGTGCTGGGAGGCGACGACGACGTCTCCACTTTCGCCATGGACGCTCAAATGAAA GCGAGAGCTCGGCTGTGTCGCAACCTCACTCGCCTACCCGCAGCGGGTCGGGCGATTCGCGACACCCGAGTCGCGGACGGGGACGGCGGGCACTTCGTGTTCAACACAGGGGCCGCACGGCAGGGGGGAGGAGACGGCGCAGGTCTGGGGATGCGTTCAAGGATGTCCTGTCGACAGACAGAGCATACTGGACAACAATTGGAGAGCTGTCATCGGCGCTCAGATTGCACGAAGGCCTGGGCACGGACTGCACCACTGTGGAG GTCCCTAGTTGGAGGCACAAGGTTTACACGAGCTGCTACGCAATGGAGGGCACCGAGAACTTGGATGATGAGGTTTTCAGCAAACGTCATCAGCGCTATGAGAGTGACGAACGACGCCGGAAAAG GTGGGACGTGCAGCGTATCCGCGAGCAGCGCCACGTGGAAAAGTTGAGGCAGCAGGAGGCGGCACGCGCTGTGTCCGCCCCCATCGGTCGCGCGTCTGGCGGGCACCGCCGCAGTGACGACAATCCCCTCGCATCGCTGTGGCCGTCACCGGAGGATGTCACTTATGTGGAGATTGGCGAAAAGCTGCCTGTTGCTGCATTTGGAGCCCCTGTTATCAACTTCCACCCCAA TGAGTTCTCACTACCGTGGAAGTGGCGGCCAGGTGTCCCAGAGAAGATGCTGCGTAGGAGACACCACGGGCCCTACACGAACCGAGACGGAGTGCCGCACCAGGGCCGCGAGGGCGGAGGTGGAGGCGGCACAAAGCGCTAA
- the LOC126295212 gene encoding male-specific lethal 1 homolog isoform X1 produces the protein MSNPLPMLNGDKTAVGDFSTDPSVNMVAAIRDHISCTKPVQVDNFVTEDTKAGIIYPCDFDHMYASLTEGTVVQRENLEVKHLKDLLLLHLDLIQQQSEQLVTKDKQISSLRQENETLRQRLERMDRRVNLHKQRDGLMPPVDNIAERSPPVPSFESTFVVPKLEPNVLPSSPESVVSAPVPAVRQHFYRPGTPFPGRIEYREEPRYSPPLQHREVVATRENGVPSANATLAVAPPAACEAEEEPPKRRRTDEGEPSPRVPSPTGHPSSLGGERVSDTALDSDGATPHRDSSETSHTDDCQRMGRGTAAWVSCAGRRRRRLHFRHGRSNESESSAVSQPHSPTRSGSGDSRHPSRGRGRRALRVQHRGRTAGGRRRRRSGDAFKDVLSTDRAYWTTIGELSSALRLHEGLGTDCTTVEVPSWRHKVYTSCYAMEGTENLDDEVFSKRHQRYESDERRRKRWDVQRIREQRHVEKLRQQEAARAVSAPIGRASGGHRRSDDNPLASLWPSPEDVTYVEIGEKLPVAAFGAPVINFHPNEFSLPWKWRPGVPEKMLRRRHHGPYTNRDGVPHQGREGGGGGGTKR, from the exons ATGTCAAATCCTCTGCCAATGTTGAACGGCGATAAGACTGCTGTCGGTGATTTTTCGACAGATCCATCAGTGAACATGGTCGCTGCCATACGCGATCATATATCGTGTACGAAGCCCGTTCAAGTGGACAATTTTGTTACTGAAGACACCAAAGCTGGTATAATATATCCCTGTGATTTCGACCATATGTATGCGAGTTTGACTGAGGGAACTGTTGTCCAAAGGGAAAATCTGGAAGTCAAACATTTGAAGGATCTTTTGCTGTTGCACCTCGATCTCATACAACAACAATCGGAACAATTGGTAACGAAGGATAAACAAATTTCATCGTTGCGTCAAGAAAATGAAACG CTCCGGCAAAGGTTGGAGCGCATGGACCGTCGTGTTAACCTTCACAAACAACGAGATGGGTTAATGCCACCTGTAGATAATATTGCTGAGCGTTCCCCTCCTGTGCCATCATTTGAAAGTACATTTGTCGTTCCCAAGTTGGAACCAAATGTGCTGCCTTCCTCGCCAGAGTCG GTGGTGTCTGCACCGGTCCCAGCTGTTCGGCAACATTTCTACCGCCCGGGTACGCCCTTCCCAGGCAGAATAGAGTACCGTGAAGAACCGAGATACTCGCCACCGCTGCAGCACCGTGAAGTTGTGGCGACGAGAGAAAATGGGGTGCCCAGTGCGAACGCTACACTCGCGGTGGCGCCTCCCGCTGCCTGCGAGGCAGAGGAGGAGCCGCCAAAGCGGAGGAGGACGGACGAGGGCGAACCTTCACCGAGAGTGCCCTCTCCCACAGGGCATCCGTCATCTCTCGGTGGGGAGCGTGTATCAGACACTGCACTCGACTCCGACGGAGCAACGCCACACCGCGATAGTTCTGAGACCTCTCACACAGACGACTGTCAGCGTATGGGCCGGGGCACAGCTGCGTGGGTGTCATGTGCTGGGAGGCGACGACGACGTCTCCACTTTCGCCATGGACGCTCAAATGAAA GCGAGAGCTCGGCTGTGTCGCAACCTCACTCGCCTACCCGCAGCGGGTCGGGCGATTCGCGACACCCGAGTCGCGGACGGGGACGGCGGGCACTTCGTGTTCAACACAGGGGCCGCACGGCAGGGGGGAGGAGACGGCGCAGGTCTGGGGATGCGTTCAAGGATGTCCTGTCGACAGACAGAGCATACTGGACAACAATTGGAGAGCTGTCATCGGCGCTCAGATTGCACGAAGGCCTGGGCACGGACTGCACCACTGTGGAG GTCCCTAGTTGGAGGCACAAGGTTTACACGAGCTGCTACGCAATGGAGGGCACCGAGAACTTGGATGATGAGGTTTTCAGCAAACGTCATCAGCGCTATGAGAGTGACGAACGACGCCGGAAAAG GTGGGACGTGCAGCGTATCCGCGAGCAGCGCCACGTGGAAAAGTTGAGGCAGCAGGAGGCGGCACGCGCTGTGTCCGCCCCCATCGGTCGCGCGTCTGGCGGGCACCGCCGCAGTGACGACAATCCCCTCGCATCGCTGTGGCCGTCACCGGAGGATGTCACTTATGTGGAGATTGGCGAAAAGCTGCCTGTTGCTGCATTTGGAGCCCCTGTTATCAACTTCCACCCCAA TGAGTTCTCACTACCGTGGAAGTGGCGGCCAGGTGTCCCAGAGAAGATGCTGCGTAGGAGACACCACGGGCCCTACACGAACCGAGACGGAGTGCCGCACCAGGGCCGCGAGGGCGGAGGTGGAGGCGGCACAAAGCGCTAA
- the LOC126295212 gene encoding male-specific lethal 1 homolog isoform X2, protein MVAAIRDHISCTKPVQVDNFVTEDTKAGIIYPCDFDHMYASLTEGTVVQRENLEVKHLKDLLLLHLDLIQQQSEQLVTKDKQISSLRQENETLRQRLERMDRRVNLHKQRDGLMPPVDNIAERSPPVPSFESTFVVPKLEPNVLPSSPESVVSAPVPAVRQHFYRPGTPFPGRIEYREEPRYSPPLQHREVVATRENGVPSANATLAVAPPAACEAEEEPPKRRRTDEGEPSPRVPSPTGHPSSLGGERVSDTALDSDGATPHRDSSETSHTDDCQRMGRGTAAWVSCAGRRRRRLHFRHGRSNESESSAVSQPHSPTRSGSGDSRHPSRGRGRRALRVQHRGRTAGGRRRRRSGDAFKDVLSTDRAYWTTIGELSSALRLHEGLGTDCTTVEVPSWRHKVYTSCYAMEGTENLDDEVFSKRHQRYESDERRRKRWDVQRIREQRHVEKLRQQEAARAVSAPIGRASGGHRRSDDNPLASLWPSPEDVTYVEIGEKLPVAAFGAPVINFHPNEFSLPWKWRPGVPEKMLRRRHHGPYTNRDGVPHQGREGGGGGGTKR, encoded by the exons ATGGTCGCTGCCATACGCGATCATATATCGTGTACGAAGCCCGTTCAAGTGGACAATTTTGTTACTGAAGACACCAAAGCTGGTATAATATATCCCTGTGATTTCGACCATATGTATGCGAGTTTGACTGAGGGAACTGTTGTCCAAAGGGAAAATCTGGAAGTCAAACATTTGAAGGATCTTTTGCTGTTGCACCTCGATCTCATACAACAACAATCGGAACAATTGGTAACGAAGGATAAACAAATTTCATCGTTGCGTCAAGAAAATGAAACG CTCCGGCAAAGGTTGGAGCGCATGGACCGTCGTGTTAACCTTCACAAACAACGAGATGGGTTAATGCCACCTGTAGATAATATTGCTGAGCGTTCCCCTCCTGTGCCATCATTTGAAAGTACATTTGTCGTTCCCAAGTTGGAACCAAATGTGCTGCCTTCCTCGCCAGAGTCG GTGGTGTCTGCACCGGTCCCAGCTGTTCGGCAACATTTCTACCGCCCGGGTACGCCCTTCCCAGGCAGAATAGAGTACCGTGAAGAACCGAGATACTCGCCACCGCTGCAGCACCGTGAAGTTGTGGCGACGAGAGAAAATGGGGTGCCCAGTGCGAACGCTACACTCGCGGTGGCGCCTCCCGCTGCCTGCGAGGCAGAGGAGGAGCCGCCAAAGCGGAGGAGGACGGACGAGGGCGAACCTTCACCGAGAGTGCCCTCTCCCACAGGGCATCCGTCATCTCTCGGTGGGGAGCGTGTATCAGACACTGCACTCGACTCCGACGGAGCAACGCCACACCGCGATAGTTCTGAGACCTCTCACACAGACGACTGTCAGCGTATGGGCCGGGGCACAGCTGCGTGGGTGTCATGTGCTGGGAGGCGACGACGACGTCTCCACTTTCGCCATGGACGCTCAAATGAAA GCGAGAGCTCGGCTGTGTCGCAACCTCACTCGCCTACCCGCAGCGGGTCGGGCGATTCGCGACACCCGAGTCGCGGACGGGGACGGCGGGCACTTCGTGTTCAACACAGGGGCCGCACGGCAGGGGGGAGGAGACGGCGCAGGTCTGGGGATGCGTTCAAGGATGTCCTGTCGACAGACAGAGCATACTGGACAACAATTGGAGAGCTGTCATCGGCGCTCAGATTGCACGAAGGCCTGGGCACGGACTGCACCACTGTGGAG GTCCCTAGTTGGAGGCACAAGGTTTACACGAGCTGCTACGCAATGGAGGGCACCGAGAACTTGGATGATGAGGTTTTCAGCAAACGTCATCAGCGCTATGAGAGTGACGAACGACGCCGGAAAAG GTGGGACGTGCAGCGTATCCGCGAGCAGCGCCACGTGGAAAAGTTGAGGCAGCAGGAGGCGGCACGCGCTGTGTCCGCCCCCATCGGTCGCGCGTCTGGCGGGCACCGCCGCAGTGACGACAATCCCCTCGCATCGCTGTGGCCGTCACCGGAGGATGTCACTTATGTGGAGATTGGCGAAAAGCTGCCTGTTGCTGCATTTGGAGCCCCTGTTATCAACTTCCACCCCAA TGAGTTCTCACTACCGTGGAAGTGGCGGCCAGGTGTCCCAGAGAAGATGCTGCGTAGGAGACACCACGGGCCCTACACGAACCGAGACGGAGTGCCGCACCAGGGCCGCGAGGGCGGAGGTGGAGGCGGCACAAAGCGCTAA